CCCTTTGAAGTAGATTTATCGCTTCCTTATCAACACCTTTTTTTCCTTGTAATTCAAGTGGAAGTTTGACATTTTCCAATGCTGTCAGACTGGGCAGTAGCTGGAAATTCTGAAAAATAAATCCGATATGTTTGTTCCGGAGTATTGCTCTTTCATCTTCTGAAAGGGGCTGAAGTTTTGTATCCAGAATAGTGATATCGCCGGATGTCGGATTGTCCAAACCGGCACATAAACCTAAGAGTGTGGTTTTCCCGCTACCGGAAGGGCCGGTTATGGCAACTGTTTCACCTGAATGAATAGAAAAATTGATATCATCCAATACAGTCAGCACTCTGCTGCCACTGTTGTATTGCATATTTAAATTTTCAACGGATAGTATGACTGACATAAAATATTTTAATTATAAAACTCTTTTGTTGATAATGCGGTTAGTTGAAAGAAAAACATTCAAAAATAAAGTTATACTATCATTTTAGGTAAATTTAGTTTAAATCATTGAAGCTCAGGTCATGTATTTAGGGAAAGAAGGGAAAAATGGCAGTAAAAAACGCCTTTCTTTGCCCCCGACCCCTAAAGGGGAGTCCTGCCCGCTTCATCAACAAAAATTTACTACTAACATTACAGTAGAACCAAAAATAAACATTCGTAAATTCACAAAACATCATTTTATGCGAAATTCAGGATATCTTTTTTTAATTAGTTTTATCTATCTTCTTTCAGCATGTCAACCTAAACAAGAATCAGTACAACAAGTTGACGCTGATGCGGATAATAAGGATAAAAACAGCCAAACCGTATATCAGGAGTCTGAAAAGAACGACGTCCGTTATATTCTGTTTTATGGCAACAGCCTTACCGCCGGTTATGGTCTCGATGAAGATAAAGCCTTTCCTGCATTAATACAAAAACGCATTGATAGTCTGAATCTGAAATATACCGTCATCAATGCAGGATTGAGTGGAGAAACGACATCCGGAGGCTTGAACCGCATCACTTGGGTATTGAAACAAAAGGTTGATGTATTTGTACTGGAATTAGGAGCCAATGATGTACTCAGAGGTTTGGATCTCAAAGAAACCGAATCAAATCTCAGCGCCATCATTGACAAAGTACTCGAATCAAATCCGAATACCAAAATTATATTGGCGGGTATGCAGGCACCACCAAATATGGGAACAGAATACACCAGAACATTTGCTTCCATCTTCCCGAAACTTGCAAAAAAGTATAACGCCGCACTTATTCCGTTCCTTCTGGAGGATGTCGCATCCATCCCGGCATTAAATCTTGCCGACGGCAAACATCCCAATGAAGAGGGACAGAAGATAGTATGTGAAAATGTGTGGCGTGTTTTGGAACAGGTGTTGTAAGGCTTAGACTGTTTTTTTGCTTATTATTTTTTATTCATCAAAATAATCAGAATCAATTTTTTTAACATCGTACGTTGATTGAGTTGATAATCCAACATTAAATTCGAACATTAAATCAGTTAGCCTAGCTCCATCAATCAATATAATTCTATGTTCAATATTATTTACAAAATCATGCGCACTCTGAGGAAAGCTTGAAGTTGTAATAAAAATTCCCTTCCTGGCTTTTTTTGATAGCAAAGCACCAGCAAAATCTCTAATCTCTCTGACAGGTACAACATTTTCCCATCTTTTTGCTTGAATATAAATTGTGTCAAGTCCTAGTTTATCTTCTTTTATTATTCCATCAATTCCTCCATCCCCAGTTTTCCCTAAAGCTTTCCCAGCATCTTTTCTTGAACCCCCATATCCCATTTTTGTCAACATGTCAACAACTAACTTTTCAAAAAATGACGGAGAACAACTTTTAATTGTATCAAGCAGATCTCTGGATAAATCATTTTTTATTTTAAAATATGCGTATTCAAGAGCTTCCTCAGGAGTTTTGTTTGAATCAATACTCTCTATATTCTCAATAACTGAGTTGTCGGTTTCGTTTTTAGTACCGATAGATTGTTTAAACTCATTGAATGCTGGAAATTTTTCTAAATCTCTTGTCCTAAGTTCCAGTGGATTTGATTTTAAAAAATTTAACCCATCATCAGTTATTCGATATGAACCTCTTTTTTCCGTTTTCAATAGATTGGCTTTTTGTAAATAGAATTTCGCCCAACCTACACGATTGTCAAAAACAGCTTGACTTCCGCTTGGCAATAGTTCTTTTTTATCAGAATCACTCAATTGAAAATGGCTTTGAAGTATTTCAATTAATTCTCTAAGTCTATGTGCTTTCTCATCACTCATTGTCTTCAAGAGTGGAAGCATTATGGTTTGATAGTCCGGAATCATTATTCTTATTGTGTTATTTTAAGAGTTGTTCTAAAATCTGTTGTAACGATTTAGATATACGGAGTAGGTGAGGAACGAGCCTATTTCATATCTATTGTTGTATAGCGTATTTCAATTATTAAGTTCATATTTGATATGTTCCAGCAAGCCCTCCAGCCAAGCAACTACTTTAGACGCATCTTCAATTTTATGAACTGGTGATATTTGGTTTTGCCAGTTACCAGACATTGCGAAATGAATCTTCTTAGTATCAAATACCTCGGCTTGAACTACATCATAATTTTCAAAACCAATTTTTTCTTTTTCATCTTTGTGGTTGGTGAAATCACTAAATCTATCGTAAATGGCATTGTCTCTAGTTATATGCCAATGAGGTTGTGGTCTACTTTCACTATCTTTATAGTAATCATCCCATTCTGCCCTGAATAGTTGATTTTTCCTACTGTCATTTTCTTGACCATGAAAAATTGATGTTGAAATTAGTTTATGTGTATAATTTTGTAAAAATCGAATTTCGATATAGATATAGAAATCAGCAAACCAATGGATTACTTTTATTTCTTCTGGATAATCCCCTCTAAAATTAATTGCTTGACTTGTTCCTTGTAGTCTGAAAATACCTAACTGCTTTGAGTCAAGTGGTTCAAATCGTAAATTGAGATAATTTTTTAAAAATTTGTTTAACTCTTCTATGATTTGTTTTTCAAGCATAGAATTTAAATTTGGGGATATAAATTTTGTACCTCTTCATTAATAGAATAGATAGAAGAAGAATTTCCTTTCTCTAACTCTTTTCCAAGTTGAACAAGATTTAAATAATTAGTCTCATCTTTATTTATTCTTGTGACATCTGGAACTGGAATATCTTTCGTATACTTAGCTCCTAAATCATACCACTTTCCGCCAGCTAATTGTTTTGAATAAATACTTAATAATCTATCAAAGACTGAACTTGAAAAAATAGATAGATAAAAATAGTAATCATCTGTTTCAAACTTTTTCTTAGGTATCCAACCATTTCCTCTTTCTACGACAATTTCTTCTGATATATCAAAAGCAAAAGAATCAGATCTACCAAATTCGGTTGAAAATAATCTTTGTTTTTTTTCTCTTAGCCATGCTCTGTGTTCACTGAGTTGCCACCAGTTTGATTCATTTTTTCTTGCCCTTTCAATTAAACTACGCTTGTGTTCTAGTAATCTTTTATAGGAAAAAGGTGCGGTTGCTTCGAAGTCTTCATTATTACTAAAAGCAGGACCATTCTGAGAATAAGGATACCACACATAATTATTAGTTTTCAAATAACCATTTTTTATCGAGTCATTCCCAATAACTTTTTTATAATATTTCTTTTCGATGGCAGGTATCGAAGCAAAATCATTTTTGTCTAATAGAAAAATCCTACTACCAGTTCTAATTCCTTGTTTTACAATAAATAAGTTTGATATTCTAGTTAGCTTTTTATCAGCAACAAAGATTTCAAGGTCTCTAATAAAAGCTTCTTCATTATAAGAAATTAGTTTCCAGCTATCCTTTAAGAATGGAAATACTTTTGGAGTATAGATATTGTAGCTTGTTTCCAATTTTGCATTTTCATTATTAATTTGAAGTTTTCTCAATTCCCTAAGTGCCTCTGGAACAATCCCTTTTTCGTTTTTTGTCCAAATCACTCTTGGATATGTTAGACTTTGAGGTTTCTTTCCAATAAATAAACTTACATCGGTTAATGCATCTTCAAAGACATAATTGCCTAGTTTTGCAAGGAGTTTTAAATCTAAACTTTCAGTGATTTCATTTCTAAGATTCTTGTAAGAATCAAAGGTTAAAAGTGACGAAGGAAGAACACAACCCAAAATTCCACTTGCATTTAATGATTGAGTTGCTCTTCGGAAAAATGCACTGGCCTGATTTGGCTTTCCTTTTGTAAAACTATTACCAAGAACCTGTTTTATTAATTCTCGTGAATCTTTACTCTTTAATTGTTCCCACGAAACAAATGGAGGATTCATTAGAATCAAATCATTATCAGTCCCCCAATCTATTGAAAGGGAATCATCGACTACTTCAACTTGTAAATCTATATTTCCACCCCATTGTGTTTTATTTTCGTAATGCAGTAAAAACTTAGACGTTTCTATTGCACTAGGCGAACTATCATAACCTACAACCGTTATTGCACCTTTATAATCTAAAAATTTTAATTGCTTAAGAGCCTCGATTAAAAATTCTGAAGAACCACAGCTTGGATCTAAAATTCGTAAGGTCGGTTTTGAATAATCAATTTCTTTTAGCGAATTTTCAACTATTGTTCTTGCTAAATATGGAGGAGTATAATGAATACTAGAATAGGAGTCATTTTTTGTAATAAGATTACTTGAAACACCACCAAATAAATCCCTTTGTAAATCAAAATAGAGGACCTCTTTATGCGCTTCTTGAAATAATGCTCCTGAAGTATGACGCAAGATTAAATCTAAATTGGGTTTAATAGATTTAACACCTGCAAGCAATCTATCTCTATAGTGTTCAAAGTTATTAGGTAAATGACCTTTTTCAAAATCTATAAATTGGTCAGGTATTTCTCCTAAATTGTCATTTTCGAGACATATTAATAGCTGAAAAAGAATACTTATAGCATTCTTAGGATTTTGTTTTTCAGTTGTTTCATTCCGTAATTGTTTAAAAATATCAATTACAAATGGGACTACATCATTCTGAGTTTTATAAGACTTTGAAAGTAAGTACTTATAAAATTTACCAAGATTTGTTTCTATAGCCTTTTTCGGGACAGACTCAGGTTCCGAATCAAGCCAGTTAACAATTTTAATGTTTTCTTTTTCAACAATTAGATAATTCTTAGTATTTGAAGACCAAGAATATTCATTAAATAAATTAACATCACCACCATCTTTAATAGTTTGTAAACAAAAGTCTCCATACCCACCATTTAGCATAAGAAATCTTCTTTCCTCAACATCTTTTAAATGCAAGGGAAGTAATCCATAATTTTGTTTCCAAAATGATATGTCTGAAAAATTCTTCATTCTTGGCAAAGGTACAAATTCTAATTTAGATAATTTGGTTGAATTATATCGTAAGTTTTATATGCTATGCAACTTGGTTATACACGCTATCGTATTCACCATATTTAATTGATTTACAATTCATATTAAAAATATATTTATACGAAAGTTTGTTAATATATATGTTTATAAAGAGTCGTGTACAGACGTATCATAAACATTGGCACACCTTTTATCTACTTTCATTTTTCTGTCTTTATCTACACAAACTCCAGATCAAAATAATACCATCCTGCTATCCACTGATGAAAACAGAGCTATTCCCTGATAAAAATCCAACTCAACGTAAAGGTGCTTACATGGCGGGAGATCAATCATTTTCTTCACAGCGCTATATTTCCGGTATCGAAAGTCTATAGTAACCTATCGCATCATCTCCTTTGAGTCTGACAAATATAAAATAATATATTTATCCGGCAAATATTAGTGGGTAGAAATTTTTGGTAAGGTATTATAAATGGATTTATGTTCCGGATTTTGTTTTGATTGGGTTCAAGTCTTAATGGATGATGTTTGCAAATCAGGCAATTTTATGGATGGGATTTCTATAAGATATGGCGTAGAGGGGATGGGTGCAAGATTTTGGTTTCGTTATAGTTCTTCTGTTGTCCATTTTGTTGTCAAGTCGTTGGTTTGCAATTAATTTTTAGTATTAAAAAATTGTCTTTCATTTTTATTTTTTCAATTCGTAAATTTTATACCAATAGAAAAACGCTTCGGGGTTGGACTTTTTGAGTTTGTTCAACTTGTTATTGAGAGGTTCGCTAATTTGCCAATCTTGTAGCTGAAGCGGATTTTCAAACTTAGCAATCAATTTTGCATTGAGATGAATCAATGTAGAAAGATAAGCAGCCTTTGAAGCGTGGGCAATTGCTTTTTCAATGTGATAACTTTCAGAAAAAATAAAACGGCTGATTCGACCGATGCCTTTTTGCAGTTCATCAAAATTGCCGATACCATCTGACCCTCTGCTTACTATGCAAAGAGCTGTTTG
The genomic region above belongs to Saprospiraceae bacterium and contains:
- a CDS encoding ABC transporter ATP-binding protein; translation: MSVILSVENLNMQYNSGSRVLTVLDDINFSIHSGETVAITGPSGSGKTTLLGLCAGLDNPTSGDITILDTKLQPLSEDERAILRNKHIGFIFQNFQLLPSLTALENVKLPLELQGKKGVDKEAINLLQRVGLGDRVSHYPSQLSGGEQQRVALARAFINKPGILFADEPTGNLDTETGDTIESLMFDLNRDFGTTLIIVTHNPELAARTGRIIKLKSGKIVSDERSSISTTV
- a CDS encoding arylesterase produces the protein MRNSGYLFLISFIYLLSACQPKQESVQQVDADADNKDKNSQTVYQESEKNDVRYILFYGNSLTAGYGLDEDKAFPALIQKRIDSLNLKYTVINAGLSGETTSGGLNRITWVLKQKVDVFVLELGANDVLRGLDLKETESNLSAIIDKVLESNPNTKIILAGMQAPPNMGTEYTRTFASIFPKLAKKYNAALIPFLLEDVASIPALNLADGKHPNEEGQKIVCENVWRVLEQVL
- a CDS encoding restriction endonuclease translates to MMIPDYQTIMLPLLKTMSDEKAHRLRELIEILQSHFQLSDSDKKELLPSGSQAVFDNRVGWAKFYLQKANLLKTEKRGSYRITDDGLNFLKSNPLELRTRDLEKFPAFNEFKQSIGTKNETDNSVIENIESIDSNKTPEEALEYAYFKIKNDLSRDLLDTIKSCSPSFFEKLVVDMLTKMGYGGSRKDAGKALGKTGDGGIDGIIKEDKLGLDTIYIQAKRWENVVPVREIRDFAGALLSKKARKGIFITTSSFPQSAHDFVNNIEHRIILIDGARLTDLMFEFNVGLSTQSTYDVKKIDSDYFDE
- a CDS encoding SAM-dependent DNA methyltransferase; translated protein: MKNFSDISFWKQNYGLLPLHLKDVEERRFLMLNGGYGDFCLQTIKDGGDVNLFNEYSWSSNTKNYLIVEKENIKIVNWLDSEPESVPKKAIETNLGKFYKYLLSKSYKTQNDVVPFVIDIFKQLRNETTEKQNPKNAISILFQLLICLENDNLGEIPDQFIDFEKGHLPNNFEHYRDRLLAGVKSIKPNLDLILRHTSGALFQEAHKEVLYFDLQRDLFGGVSSNLITKNDSYSSIHYTPPYLARTIVENSLKEIDYSKPTLRILDPSCGSSEFLIEALKQLKFLDYKGAITVVGYDSSPSAIETSKFLLHYENKTQWGGNIDLQVEVVDDSLSIDWGTDNDLILMNPPFVSWEQLKSKDSRELIKQVLGNSFTKGKPNQASAFFRRATQSLNASGILGCVLPSSLLTFDSYKNLRNEITESLDLKLLAKLGNYVFEDALTDVSLFIGKKPQSLTYPRVIWTKNEKGIVPEALRELRKLQINNENAKLETSYNIYTPKVFPFLKDSWKLISYNEEAFIRDLEIFVADKKLTRISNLFIVKQGIRTGSRIFLLDKNDFASIPAIEKKYYKKVIGNDSIKNGYLKTNNYVWYPYSQNGPAFSNNEDFEATAPFSYKRLLEHKRSLIERARKNESNWWQLSEHRAWLREKKQRLFSTEFGRSDSFAFDISEEIVVERGNGWIPKKKFETDDYYFYLSIFSSSVFDRLLSIYSKQLAGGKWYDLGAKYTKDIPVPDVTRINKDETNYLNLVQLGKELEKGNSSSIYSINEEVQNLYPQI